The Silene latifolia isolate original U9 population unplaced genomic scaffold, ASM4854445v1 scaffold_75, whole genome shotgun sequence nucleotide sequence AGGCATCTTTACCTCCCCATAAGAAGTTCCTGCAAATGGCCTCTACTTTATCCATAATTCCAGTGGGAAGGAGGAAAATAGAAGCCCAGTATGATTGCATAGTAGCAAGAACAAAGTTCACCAGAATCAGTTTGCCTGCATAAGAGAGTTATCTTGCTCCTAGTGATCTGATTCTTGCAACTATCCTCTTAATTAGTTTGTTCCCTTCAAACTTGGTCGTTTTTTCGGAAGAAATAGGCACTCCAAGGTATTTAAAAGGGAGGGATCCCACTCTGAAGCCAGAAATGTTGACTATATCAGCAATAAGCTCCCCTTTAACACCATTGAAGTAAATATTGGTCTTATCCTTATTAAGCTTTAATCCATAGGCTGAAGAGAAAGTAGAGAATCCCCTAAGAAGCCACATTATAGAAGATGTAGTGCCTTTGCAAAACATGAGGAGATCATCCGCAAATAAAAGATGATTAAGTTTTATTTTGCCACAAATGGGATGGAATCTAAATCCTTCTTGCTGAGCCACCACATTAAGGATCCTAGATAAATATTCCATGCAAATAGTAAACAGGAGGGGTGACAAAGGGTCCCCTCGTCTTAATCCTCTTTTGCCATGGAAAAATCCAAAAGATTGTCCATTAACATTGAGAGTATATGGGGGAGTAGTAACACAGACCATTATAAGGTGAATGAAAACATGAGGAAATTTCAGACAGATCAGCATTTGATGAATGAAGTCCCACTCTACTGTATCATAAGCCTTTCCTAAATCAATTTTTATCAGGCATCTAGGAGATGCAGCTTTCCTGTTATAGCCTACAAGGTCTTGGCAAATCAAAACATTTTCCACAATGTTCCTCCCTTTGATAAAACCCTCTTGGCTCCTATCAATAATATGGGCAGTACCTCACTCAATCTAGAACGCAGAATTTTAGCAATGCATTTATACAAAGTGTTACAGCAAGCTATTGGTCAGTATCCCAGTACACTAATAGGGTTCTTTGTTTTTGGAGTAAGATTTAAAGTAGTAGTGTTCACCTGTTTCAGCCCAGTATTAAGAAAATCCATAACAGCACCAATAACATCTTTGCCTATAATCTCCCATAAATCCCTATAGAATTGGCTAGTGAATTCATCAAGACCTGGTGATTTTGAAGCAGGGATTAAGAACATGGAATTCTTAATCTCTTCAGGGTTAATTGTCTTTTGAAGAATAGCTTTAAGTTGATCATTAATCACAGGACCAGTTCTTACAGTCGGCTTGTGAACTGGCAAAGTATCTCCATTAGTACCCAACAGCTCAGTATAATAAGTCAAGAATGCTTGTTCAATACCTTGAGGATCTGTGTGCATGAGCCCCTCCTCATCTTGAATTTGaagaattttattttaaatttgcCGAGCTCTAATTTGGTTATGGAAATATCTAGTGTTTTCAACCCCCTCACTCACCCAATCCACCTTAGACTTCTGACTAAGAAAACTAAAATGAGCTTTGGCCAGTGATCTATAAGTATCAGCAGCATCAGATTCTTCTTCCATAAGTCTGATATTGCATGGATCTCTGTGCATCTGTGTTTGTATATCATCAAGCTGAATTTTTGCTATCCCCACTGCCTTTTCAATATCAGAAAATCTATTTCTGTTGAGTTCCTTCAAAGGGTTCTTCAGGCTCCTTAATTTAGAAACTACTTGAAACATGCATGAACCAATGATCTTCTTGCTCCTATGATGCAGTATAATCTCTTTAAAATGTGGATCATTCCCCCCACTTATTAAAGTATTTGAAATGAGGTCTTTTATGCCTAAACACTCTCCTATAGCATATGAAAGGGTTATGTTCATACAAATCTTCAGGTAAGAAAAACCCATAAGCATCAGGGTACAGTTGCATCCATTTCTCATTGATCATAAATCTGTCAAGACGAGAGAAGACTCTAGATGAGGGCTCTTGTTTATTATTCCATGTAAAATAATCACCTTGAGCCTTGATGTCCATAATCTCACAGTAGTCCACACATTCCATGAACTCAGTAATATTAGTCCAATGAACAGGTCTTCCTATTCTCTCATTGAAATCCAGAAGATTATTAAAATCACCACAGATGCTCCAAGGACCATTCCAATTATCCTTGATCCTTTTGGGATCCTCCCaaagctttaatctttcctcCTCCTCATTAGACCTATAAACTACAGTAAACATGAAGGTATTACCAGATGCAGTCTCAGTGATTATAGCAGATATAAGTTGATCAGTCATTGCAGTGATAGTCACAATAAAGCTCTGAGGAATCCAAATAAGCATTATTCTACCCCAGGATGATACTGAATGTTGCCTACCCCACTCCGATGATGGCCTAAAGTAGTTAACACTCAAGTACAATCATGAGTCTTTATTTTAATCTCAACTAAATCAAATAAGCCTGCATTATTTTAATGGAGAAACCTTCTTATTTCTAATTGCTTATTAAGCTTATTCATACCCCTCACATTCCAGGTACCTATATTATCCATTATTTATCTCAAGTTGTTTATCCAGTCTCCCTTCCAGTTTTTTGTTGGACTGTTAAGAACTTCAGCATATGTAGGAGACTTAGGAGCTTCGTGAGATGTAGAAGGTTGATGCTCTTGCCTTACCAGTCTAGTTACCACAATGACAGGAGATAAATAAATAGGAGGTACTGATAGGAACTGCAATggtaacactactacaaatccaggcaactacaacgcccctttaacaacgattattcacgaaaatcacaatagacgttgtagaatgtatggcgcgaattttactaaaatcaattacaacgggtatggttataaaaaccgttgttattcgttttaacaacgggtcacacatgaacaaccgttgttaataatttggcgcaaaattggcgcaaagttagtgaaaagtaatcacaacggttatttttgaaacccgttgttaaaacttatttaacaacgggttttttttacaaccgttgttaaaacatatttcacaacggttgttgtttaataaccgttgtcaataccttccatactctaaaccacacaaacacaagtctgctgcagccacaaaacacaaaccttaatacatacacaaacacaaacccaaagaagaatgaccaaacacaaacacaaaacacacactttcccatcgtctctttctctctttctcatcgtcgctttatcttctcgccgtcactgttgatttcatcgtctctttacgtacgtttcTGTAATTAtcgggtttgtttcatcgtcattattttatttttctaattatttgagttccatgtatgtgtttttatcgaccattaggttaagttcaaagatctgctaattatttcatttccatcttctttggcgtccttgatacggatcgagcatagtaagagtcttaaggatgatatcattcattttgttggagtttggagtttgttttgaaagattaaggagagggttaatttatttggagtttgttttagcagttagggtttggagaatatattgagataatggaaatgcatgttagttgagataatgcaatgtatttatactaagcaatgtgtgggttgagtggttttttaattaatatatatgttaggaagttgtgccataatcagcatcatcatatctctcaatcgCTTCAAATCTTATTGACATAGAATGGCAAGAATAATAactggatcttgatgatgactgatctatggagttgaaaaaatggaagcaaatcaaacaagcataactcaacactttcaaaatgatcatttcatttaattttaaaccaaatacattacagcaattatcagaaatcaaaagatgtataataagccggaacaaccccggttaagcgtaaaaagcgcttctcaacctgccaccaatcacgccactctggtataccgctaacttccgggtcattggcttcatattttgcaataacagattgaatatatgcaaggacacgacttgcatgtggagataaggttggaagagtacaactcaacatatctcggCTGCGACCAAGTTGCGAAAGTAacagccgacgagggtatgaagatgatgatgatgatgaggctttgttgacaagctggactgcttcacgcctcttaatccaataattcctttgatgttcaagggatgctttgatttgggtgttgatcggcgggaagcctgGCGAGAACcctcccatcatcttcaatcgtttgtgtaagccattcttcgttgttgataaaattagggttcattgccatgttgtttcaattaatgaatgttagatactaaaggatgctttaatatttatagctagtcacatttataagttttttcaaaaccattggtaattaatttaagggatattctgcatgcatcggaattctaacgggccgtaattatacatgcatctagtaatatttaatttaattttttttttattttttaagaacaaacaacaacggttatttacaaacaacccgtagtctttagttataacaacggttttgtatattacaacccgttgttataactttccccccaaaattgagtcacactttccacaacgggtttttatacttaaaaccgttgttaatagttttaacaacgggttgcttaagaaaaccaaccgttgttacaaccttttacaacggatgctttaacaacgtccgcttttttatataacaacggtttttgaccgttgttatagcctgtatctgtagtagtgtagcAGCTGCAGCTGGGACCCTAGGCTGCATTTCAATGGttggctttgctacaggccttcaTTATTGTCTCTGTTTAGGCATTGTCCTAGGTTCTTGTTTCTTCATACAAGCAGCCTTATCATGCCCTATTCCTTTCCATAAGGAGCAAATGAcaggtttccattcatattcaatAGCGACATAAACTTCGGAGCCTTAATCATCTTTGAAGAAAAATCTCTCAGGAAAAGATTGACAAACCTCAACCTCTACCTCTaccataatagtgaaattcaaattcgctattttcacgaattttaaacgacggaattaaaaaccgtcattttcaaaaaacAGAACAaagtagtgaaattcaaattcgctattttcacaaattccaacgacggaatcaaaaactgtcattttcaaatcacaaaaacaaatagcgtcaaattcgctattttaacAAATTCCAACGACGGATTAAAAACCATCGCCTTAGAAAAAAAACAACACCAAAAAATGGTGAAATGAAAGTTCGCTATTTCCAcacaaatttcaaaattcaaacgatGGAATTAAAAATCGTAGCTTCCTAAAAAAACAGAATAGCGAAGTTCAAAATTCGTTATATTCCCACAAAATTCAAAcagacggcattaaaaaccgtcacaccTTCGAACAgggtagtgaaattcaaattcattaCTCCTCACAAATTTTAAATCACGAGAAGACGGAATTAAAACCGCTATCTCCCAAACACACATCAAATGGCGGAATTCACATCCGATATTTCTACAAATTCAAACAAAATTCAATAAAAACCATTACCTATCTTCGATATTCGAAATCACCGCCAACCACAAAAGCCAGGCTCGAGCCTATCTCTTTTCGGTGCTACAAACATCCAAAATAAACACCGAAATTCCCCAGCTGGATATCGGAGACCTCCCCACAGAGCCCACTAAATCAACAACCTCTCAAAATAAGCCAGTCCAACAtggctatttcccacagttgaTCATTCGACCTTCagcatggctggcaagcctcaaaaCACACCGCctacatggctggcgagcttcaaAACGCACCAccctcaacatggctggcgagcctcaaaacgcaccttcagcatggctggcgagcctcaaaacgcaccttctacgcggctggcgagccccatcatatccgcaacatggctggcgagcctttgtgcgCTAATAAgaaacaactcaaggacatatcccgaagatgactcaggtatgactccttcataTGGATGGCGAGcgtttgtacgtagtctaacggacttagAACAACCAGCACGGacagtcaacagactctaaactgttcccgacgacaggtccttgactcgtatccccgagtcgccttggcgtcgcccttccccacggcaggtccttggcccaaatcctttcgagccgcctcaacGTCGCTCCAGTCTCTAGGTTGTAATCTTGTGGACACGGGGCCCACCTACACGCCGAGCCGATCTGTCGGACATATagcagtcttttgaaagccaccctcggcggcgtaaaaatgctttcgaccggatcgttttagatcggtcggtttcgtctcagttagggtctcgaaacgattaaagatgtttggagtcaccaccaagcatttgtgggatgcttggaacacgttcgaatccactttatacctcggtcaaacgaagcacaaagcagtgtttgacataggtattaaagataaggaatcgtccctctttagcatcctatctctagagtgactctcgtacgccctggataaggtcgtccactatccaaagtttctgagtaagaggtgaaggtatgtattgggaaaccctttaatcagacacccaatcccgcgcgcggtagcggcctctactgatcgatcttggttggttgaatgcaaaaggtCATAAAGCGGTTTAAATGCACGAatgtgcatccaataatttaaacctaacatgtgagagctttctaagtcggttgatttaatccaagtatcaagttgAGAtctcgagttggatttatgattgattttcatgcaagacggaaattaaacatccatttaccaaattaggtttatggtgcataacgtgatccgtttgtcttagtaaggcattttgaaaATACGGTTTTTTAAATGAGCaagttagtcgtctgatccgtcctacatccgggttagccggagtcgggatcgtcctagaataATGCtggtgacacggctatcgcaaccctatcaaagataaaacctaacggtctcaactaaaatatagcagaggcagtcgagtatcgaatccacagggaggtaatgcaactatagctgtctatttctaatcctatggtaacaattgggggttatttgaaattggttctaaactacgaagtctgaagggaagagaaataaggcaacgagtaataagagcaataaaatatgattaaactatcaagaagagagggacatgtcgggatttcggttcactacggtagtccaataactcagcagcaaatgactcagacgaactaatgtgagacggatgttaaaaggtcctttcggtccactttctatcctaaaataccactaacttaactttcgtcctcattagggtagtctactgtttatagcaggcctatttagtccaatctttcgatccaggattaattttagccagtttaatgggtgacatagaagcgtgcactcaactaggtcgggaattacagttaaattgctatagtgacagagtctcttaatcagttcatctaattcattcactacatcgtcattttcctaccgcagattccctaatcccaacatgaaggggtttagctactcatgttcgtaattaaactaacagcaattaaattctcagcagaagacataatgaaataacaataatttgCAATAATGGAAATTAGGGCAAGGGAAAATAGaacataaaagagaaattaaagcaataaatgattattattaataaaggaagagaaaggattacaatcagtgcgaatccggcgtaaagaacaactgaatccgagcaaatAATAACCCAAAGCAAAGCAACagtgaaagaaaataagtaaCGTGCTAAAGTTTCAGTAGTTTGATAGTATGGAAGATAAATAAAAATCCattaacctaattaacttaggtttCAATAGAAAAAGAACTAAGGTTTGCAGAAATAAAcaacacacggactaattaaaagcccatgcccgtgaaaacctctcaatcgagtggattaaaccactcgatcgaccaacatctcagcagaagttactcgatcgaccaacaggttactcgatcgaggacttggtcttgtgcagcttactcgatcgactaagggacagctcgatcgagcgtcagggggtctagaaaccactcgatcgaccaacaaacaactcgatcgactgatttcgtcTTCATTCTAGCTCACGTcccaagtgtctcgtaatgcgtgccacgacgcttccaaatgcagcatctcactctgggacaatcccgtctcctctaaatgcatgcaaaaaggacaaaaaggagtatggttccactactttcgcgatcattcctacaaaaaggacaaaatacaccaaagtagccaattcgtggcaaaataccataaaaacaatatagaaatgcatagaaatacgtgctgaaataggctaaaaagactatacattaggcacgtatcaaatctccccaaaccaaacctttactcgccctcgagtaaactcaaaactaaactaatggaacggaaatgataactcagagctagcttaacttgtctacttgaaccaatttaatgcaacaaaaatcaacagttaaagccaagcagtcaatacgcaaacgaattataagtcgctCGTAAATAAagcgacctatcgaccttgcaagaccaacaaaactggactctcacgtggtcactcttctctcatgaagcaaagggcaaatgttatatgtaaaagagggaagaaaagacagtcactcacctaactgcgacctacataacatgcatgcaacaaaaatgaaagacaattcaagtactaatgcacaaattccaaccgataataAAGTCAcaccgagggtttgcaaataatatgggaatagtgaggttcaggtgagaaaaggcacaacaagttatggaaatgtggaggtaagagcgtcaagctagttcctaacaggaccataatgaaaccatccggatctcaactgactgaaaaactaagtactagtgcccttcaactggcacaaaactcactagactcaaagcacaatctcctcaaaaaatatgggatagaacggaggagtcagacggtctcaaacttcccttttaaagacaccgtctgaaacaactaactgaaacaaacaacccttttcgattgtacatcttcgaacatcttctcaactctgacaagagggtacaactattttcacaatttttctttctttctttctcgttcagcttttttttttcttttctgttttccctttttttttctttcttttctttctttcacgttttcttctttttttcttttcaatacttacttttttttcttctttttcctccttccttaatacaaacaccaactccaaacaagaattacggaccaaactgcaatggaaaacataccacaaaagaacatactaactagcttgaccaggcaggctcagtttggaatgtagctaatgggtcaaaaaggcaagttttggctaatgtggagctaaatgggtgaaagatataaagaaaggggaatttgcaagaccctccctgcatgtgacaccaaccacaaacccgaatatgtgcatttgacgagaaattgaatgtcataaatgtgtaaatgagacgaacatgctatgcaaggagtactactctcaaaattcctaatgaactggtcatgaatgtcaccagttatggctctaaaactcagaatttttaagtagtttgccagattataggtcaagtctaaacagtcagcttatatttgaacagaaattcgtagatcatgcgtatgacaaagctaataactatcaataaaagtgcaaggctcaagtaaaatgacaagttataatgcaatttcatcacgggaatctaccgttccgactcaacctatatgcaaaaataaacgtgaaatttttttgaatttttgaagttttctattttttttttggatttttgatatttttattgaaaataaacaacaatgcaagctgaaaaattaaacgtgaatgcaaaacaaatgcgaTGCGGACTcgaaaaggatgcaataccctcccccaaaccaaaacggacaacgccctcgttgtcctccaaagatacaccaagAAATatggggatgggagtatacaaccaacaaaataaaaataaaggagacgaaataaacagagtaagagaacatacaaaacacgaacttccccaaaccgacgAAAggcggggaagtgagtagaccaagagctactcgtcgtcgtcgccgCCTCCATGGTACTCCGACCCAACAAAACGGTTTcccaaaccaaagaacaaacTAGGGGAAACTCTAGTCGTCATCTCCGGCCTCATCCCCGCACCGGTGTAAACGGGGATCACTCGCCTCCTCTGGCGGCTCGTGTTTGCTGCCTCGCCCGCaatcgcacctctcgtgctacagggtgtctcctccacctcctc carries:
- the LOC141640291 gene encoding putative mitochondrial protein AtMg01250; translation: MVCVTTPPYTLNVNGQSFGFFHGKRGLRRGDPLSPLLFTICMEYLSRILNVVAQQEGFRFHPICGKIKLNHLLFADDLLMFCKGTTSSIMWLLRGFSTFSSAYGLKLNKDKTNIYFNGVKGELIADIVNISGFRVGSLPFKYLGVPISSEKTTKFEGNKLIKRIVARIRSLGAR
- the LOC141640292 gene encoding uncharacterized protein LOC141640292, encoding MTDQLISAIITETASGNTFMFTVVYRSNEEEERLKLWEDPKRIKDNWNGPWSICGDFNNLLDFNERIGRPVHWTNITEFMECVDYCEIMDIKAQGDYFTWNNKQEPSSRVFSRLDRFMINEKWMQLYPDAYGFFLPEDLSKKIIGSCMFQVVSKLRSLKNPLKELNRNRFSDIEKAVGIAKIQLDDIQTQMHRDPCNIRLMEEESDAADTYRSLAKAHFSFLSQKSKVDWGLMHTDPQGIEQAFLTYYTELLGTNGDTLPVHKPTVRTGPVINDQLKAILQKTINPEEIKNSMFLIPASKSPGLDEFTSQFYRDLWEIIGKDVIGAVMDFLNTGLKQVNTTTLNLTPKTKNPISVLGY